In a genomic window of Pedobacter sp. KBS0701:
- a CDS encoding NADPH-dependent FMN reductase, whose amino-acid sequence MEKNRKIVGLCGSLRKGSYNAMLLKVAGGLIPEGFEFEIVAYDDIPVYNADHDLPETEERPASVTKFRESLAAADAFIIASPEYNYSIPGGLKNAIDWASRGKDSPLMHKPVAVMGATQGLWGTVRMQMAFSPVFTFLNMNPVLQPEVLIAQAQNKFDADGNLNDEKTISIIQKKIENLISASKV is encoded by the coding sequence ATGGAAAAGAACAGAAAAATTGTTGGTTTATGCGGAAGTTTGAGAAAAGGATCTTATAATGCGATGTTACTTAAAGTGGCAGGCGGATTGATCCCAGAAGGTTTCGAATTTGAAATTGTAGCCTATGATGACATCCCCGTTTATAATGCCGACCATGATTTGCCAGAAACCGAAGAACGACCTGCAAGCGTAACGAAATTCAGGGAGTCTCTGGCTGCTGCAGATGCTTTTATTATCGCTTCGCCCGAATATAACTATTCTATTCCTGGTGGATTAAAAAATGCCATTGACTGGGCAAGCCGCGGCAAAGATTCGCCTTTGATGCATAAACCAGTTGCCGTGATGGGTGCTACTCAAGGCTTATGGGGAACTGTTAGAATGCAAATGGCATTTTCGCCTGTTTTTACCTTTTTAAATATGAATCCTGTTTTACAGCCGGAAGTACTGATTGCACAAGCACAAAATAAGTTTGATGCGGATGGAAATTTAAATGACGAAAAAACAATCTCTATTATCCAAAAGAAAATAGAAAATCTCATTTCGGCAAGCAAGGTTTAA
- a CDS encoding M57 family metalloprotease produces MKTTNFLSIAAACLLLTNLYSCKSNNTENAVESKTEISADKLSQIKSLGFSTDNIRKTDEGYLVEGDILLTDDNLAEPSTGANLNIAETEQYRTTNIVKSLPRVITVSVTNLPQVYSDAVNTMISRYNSLGLRITFQRASAGTTGNINVVGFNEGPSGGFITLGSAGFPTSSGQPFNQIRMNTNSAAYGSNPNLLYLASVIQHEVGHCIGFRHTDYMNRAFSCGASGAGNEGASNVGAVRILGTPSNPDAASFMLACSNGGNRTFNANDVIAVNYLYK; encoded by the coding sequence ATGAAAACAACTAATTTTTTATCGATTGCAGCAGCATGCCTTTTACTCACTAACCTATACTCTTGTAAAAGTAATAATACAGAAAATGCAGTAGAAAGTAAGACTGAAATCTCAGCAGACAAGTTATCACAGATCAAATCCTTAGGCTTCAGTACCGATAATATCCGCAAGACAGATGAAGGTTATCTGGTAGAAGGCGATATTCTTTTAACTGACGACAATTTAGCTGAACCTTCTACTGGTGCAAATTTAAACATAGCCGAAACTGAACAATACCGAACCACAAATATTGTTAAATCGTTACCACGGGTAATTACAGTATCGGTAACCAATTTGCCTCAGGTATATAGCGATGCGGTAAACACCATGATTTCGAGATACAACTCCCTGGGCTTACGTATTACTTTCCAAAGGGCTAGTGCCGGAACAACCGGAAACATTAATGTGGTAGGTTTTAACGAAGGTCCGAGCGGCGGTTTTATAACTTTAGGCTCTGCTGGTTTCCCTACTTCGTCAGGTCAGCCTTTTAATCAGATCAGAATGAACACCAATTCAGCTGCCTATGGTTCCAATCCTAATCTACTCTACCTGGCTTCAGTAATTCAGCATGAAGTTGGCCATTGCATTGGTTTCCGTCATACAGATTATATGAACCGCGCTTTTAGCTGTGGTGCAAGTGGTGCAGGCAATGAAGGCGCATCAAATGTTGGCGCTGTAAGAATACTAGGAACACCTTCTAATCCTGATGCAGCTTCATTCATGTTAGCCTGTTCTAACGGCGGCAACCGCACTTTCAATGCAAATGATGTAATTGCTGTAAATTACCTTTACAAATAA
- a CDS encoding DPP IV N-terminal domain-containing protein: MNKLYKLLLGAQFLSLTVAAQNKTFTITENIQPRPKANYQLASRFSPNKLKKMVYSTAVDPHWLKLSNRFWYTFESPKGKFWYLVDPASKSKKLMFDNAKLAADITLIVRDPFDAEHLPLENLKFAADEKSISFEIKSTVDELKKDRKDKKAADSMQKKIFSFKYELANAKLTEVPNFSKPKPKPSWGSVAPDSSAIIFSRNYNLYWMDKDNYKKAVKNEDDSTIVEHQLTKDGVKFYSYGSDGDGENNVENEKNNKKRRGAYVLWSPNSKYFVLDRTDSRKVKDLWVINSVTPGRPTLETYKYQMPGEAEAPQDEILLFDFPAKSSKKLNVAAFKDQSVSVWGKPSLNKDRDNEFRPSIWLGNDSRFYFSRTSRDLKRIDIGTVDIATGKVTPLIDERFNTYVEVNRPGLVNDGKELIHWSERDGWAHFYLFDENGKLKNQITKGAFHCESIVNIDEKKRILYFTANGREGKEDPYYLHLYSINFDGSNMKLLNAGDFDHLANMNDNNTFFVDNYSRVNTAPKATLYDGTGKKVMDLETTDLSLLMAAGYKFPEPFKVKADDGITDLYGVMYKPFDFDPNKKYPIIEYVYPGPQTEAVNKAFSKSMDRTERLAQFGYIVITVGNRGGNPSRSKWYHTYGYGNLRDYGLADKKTAIEQLAAKYSYIDESKVGITGHSGGGFMSTAAMLVYPDFFKAAVSNAGNHDNSIYNRWWSEKHHGVKETISLKGDTSFKYSIDKNPDLAKNLKGHLLLMHGDVDNNVHPANSIRVANALMKAGKRFDFLIIPGQRHGFGDMTEYAFWKLADHFNKYLIGDFSEPGDVDLVEMDRDIEQNGK; this comes from the coding sequence ATGAATAAACTTTATAAACTCCTGCTGGGCGCGCAGTTTTTATCCTTAACTGTTGCTGCACAAAATAAAACATTTACCATCACCGAAAATATTCAGCCACGGCCTAAAGCAAACTATCAACTTGCATCGCGTTTTTCGCCAAATAAGTTGAAAAAAATGGTTTATTCTACTGCAGTAGACCCACACTGGCTAAAATTGAGCAACCGCTTCTGGTACACTTTCGAAAGTCCAAAAGGAAAATTTTGGTACCTTGTAGATCCTGCATCAAAAAGCAAAAAACTGATGTTTGATAATGCTAAACTGGCAGCAGATATCACCCTTATTGTTCGGGATCCATTTGATGCGGAACATTTACCTCTCGAAAACTTAAAATTTGCAGCCGACGAAAAAAGTATTTCTTTCGAAATCAAAAGCACTGTTGATGAGCTAAAAAAAGATAGGAAAGATAAAAAAGCAGCAGATTCTATGCAGAAGAAAATATTTTCTTTCAAATACGAACTGGCAAATGCAAAATTAACTGAAGTGCCTAATTTCAGTAAGCCAAAGCCTAAACCATCATGGGGATCTGTAGCACCAGATTCTTCAGCCATCATCTTCTCCCGTAATTACAATCTGTATTGGATGGATAAAGACAACTACAAAAAAGCAGTTAAGAATGAAGATGATAGTACTATTGTAGAGCATCAGCTCACTAAAGATGGGGTTAAATTCTATTCATACGGAAGTGATGGCGATGGAGAGAACAATGTGGAGAACGAAAAAAACAATAAAAAACGCCGGGGTGCTTATGTGCTCTGGTCGCCGAATTCGAAATATTTTGTGTTAGACAGAACCGATTCGCGCAAGGTTAAAGATCTTTGGGTAATTAATAGTGTTACACCGGGTCGTCCAACCTTAGAAACCTATAAATACCAAATGCCGGGAGAGGCCGAAGCCCCTCAGGATGAAATTTTGTTGTTCGATTTTCCTGCAAAATCTTCTAAAAAATTAAATGTTGCTGCATTTAAAGATCAAAGCGTTTCAGTATGGGGCAAACCCTCATTAAATAAAGACCGTGATAACGAATTCCGTCCATCTATTTGGTTGGGTAACGATAGCAGGTTCTATTTTTCGCGTACCAGTCGCGATTTAAAACGTATCGACATTGGTACTGTTGATATTGCTACAGGTAAGGTTACGCCTTTAATAGACGAACGCTTTAATACTTATGTTGAAGTTAACCGCCCGGGTTTGGTTAACGATGGTAAAGAGTTAATTCATTGGAGTGAGCGCGATGGCTGGGCACATTTTTATCTTTTTGACGAAAACGGGAAGCTGAAGAACCAGATTACCAAAGGCGCTTTCCACTGTGAGAGTATTGTAAATATTGATGAGAAAAAACGTATCCTTTATTTTACGGCAAATGGTAGGGAGGGCAAAGAAGATCCTTATTATTTACATCTGTACAGTATTAATTTCGATGGTTCGAACATGAAACTGTTAAATGCCGGCGATTTTGATCATCTGGCGAATATGAATGATAACAATACTTTTTTTGTTGATAATTATTCGAGAGTAAATACCGCACCAAAAGCTACACTTTATGATGGAACAGGCAAAAAAGTAATGGATCTGGAAACAACAGATCTTTCATTACTGATGGCAGCAGGTTACAAATTCCCGGAGCCTTTCAAAGTAAAAGCAGATGATGGAATAACTGATTTGTATGGCGTAATGTATAAACCTTTTGATTTCGATCCCAATAAAAAGTATCCGATTATTGAGTATGTTTACCCAGGGCCACAAACCGAGGCTGTAAACAAAGCTTTCAGCAAAAGCATGGATCGTACCGAACGTTTAGCCCAATTTGGTTACATCGTTATCACGGTAGGTAACAGAGGAGGAAATCCTTCACGTTCTAAATGGTACCATACTTATGGTTACGGCAATCTGCGCGACTATGGTTTAGCTGACAAAAAAACTGCTATTGAACAACTGGCCGCCAAATATTCGTACATAGACGAGTCTAAGGTGGGCATTACCGGTCACTCTGGTGGTGGTTTTATGTCTACAGCGGCCATGTTGGTTTACCCTGATTTCTTTAAAGCTGCAGTTTCAAATGCCGGAAACCATGATAATAGTATTTACAACCGCTGGTGGAGCGAAAAACATCATGGGGTAAAAGAAACAATCTCTTTAAAAGGCGATACTTCATTTAAATACAGTATCGATAAAAATCCTGATTTAGCAAAAAATCTGAAAGGCCATTTATTACTGATGCACGGTGATGTAGATAACAATGTGCATCCGGCAAATTCTATCCGTGTAGCCAATGCACTAATGAAAGCGGGTAAACGTTTCGATTTTTTGATTATTCCAGGTCAGCGCCATGGTTTTGGTGATATGACAGAGTATGCTTTCTGGAAACTGGCTGATCATTTTAACAAATATTTAATCGGCGATTTTTCTGAACCGGGCGATGTTGACCTGGTAGAAATGGACAGAGATATTGAGCAGAACGGAAAATAG
- a CDS encoding PepSY-like domain-containing protein, with protein MAAFLLVGGIASSSAQDIDQKDVPSVIKAAFNKAYPKATDVDWEKKGENYEVDFNIGKVDHKATYAASGKTLSFEKDIPNAQLPAVIAKNIKAKYPKGRIDDVDWINTAGKITYKIDIEGIPDVNVWYDAVGKFIKEVAD; from the coding sequence TTGGCAGCATTTCTCTTAGTTGGAGGGATTGCCAGTAGCAGCGCTCAAGATATAGATCAAAAAGATGTTCCATCTGTTATTAAAGCGGCATTTAATAAAGCTTATCCGAAAGCAACGGATGTAGACTGGGAAAAGAAAGGCGAAAATTATGAGGTCGATTTTAATATAGGAAAAGTTGATCATAAAGCTACTTATGCGGCTTCGGGTAAAACACTTTCTTTCGAAAAAGATATTCCAAATGCCCAATTGCCAGCAGTAATTGCTAAAAATATTAAAGCAAAATACCCAAAGGGTAGGATCGATGATGTAGATTGGATTAATACTGCCGGAAAAATAACCTATAAAATCGATATCGAAGGTATACCGGATGTAAATGTTTGGTACGACGCAGTTGGAAAGTTTATCAAAGAGGTAGCAGATTAA
- a CDS encoding S8 family peptidase, protein MKVTTVFLVLYFCLSVLSLNAQIQPGGIDKKNEKYISRTGNALKLGSDQSVLVRFNRTLTAAEIQLLKPQKSLSGDYFIVEKSNIANFSNNIIYQEQANRLWKVSDRLMKVLSKSNKRNDSILVRLAVKNINALPRVIASLKIKSTDNVNQICTVYLSSSDLMLLLELNDILYADILPVAKEEVVINGLDLALNQISNARNLFPGIDGSGINVSFKEGMYDAADLDLLGKTVTGATIGKMPTTHATDMATLALGNGNSFIRGLGAAPKAKLAYSDFTNLMPDLITDLNKLQVSVQNHSYGTDIDNDYGIEAAAYDKQIFETDTLIHIFSAGNKGTTTPSVGFYQGITARANLTGNFKQAKNLLVIGGINRENISENLSSKGPAYDGRVKPELVALGEDGTSGAAAITSGSIALLEQFYRQKYKKGASASLVRATVINSADDLGTPQVDFVYGYGKLNVAQSLKTLDENRVSLYEVAKNQDLPVSLAIPANVAELKLTIAWNDPPAVVNAAQSLVNGLDLSLETPTGSQILPWVLSSFPHLDSLSKPAVRKADLINNVQQITLDNPPTGAYTIHVKGNRIKQGNNQPFALAYRYIFKNTFSFICPGKNEYFFANEDNYIRWENTYTSKTGNLLVSYDGGTTWKSIASGVDLSKGFYHWNPPDLFVKAMVKMEVEGNVILSQPFVISSPRILSVGYFCKDGVALNWNPQPGAKDYTLYNIVDNILSPVLTLADTIVKLDTNKINSKYFAVAANGIDFTGLKSYTIDYTQQGIACYVRNLFASVTDDQRIRIDLSIGSTLDLKNIIWEKLTGPNTFSVLQQTKPISNQLNYTSFDDKPKAGIQFYRVTFETANGQIQSDMVSVVFLKENEFSFFPNPVADYLTIISGSFEDYSLSIFNILGQKVFEEKATSSNKFALNALSTGVYVGVINKNGQQLKKFKLIKK, encoded by the coding sequence TTGAAAGTCACTACTGTATTTTTAGTTTTATATTTTTGTCTGTCTGTACTTAGTTTAAACGCACAGATACAACCTGGTGGAATAGATAAAAAAAATGAAAAATATATTTCAAGAACAGGTAACGCTTTAAAGTTAGGGAGCGATCAGTCTGTTTTGGTCAGGTTCAACCGTACCTTAACAGCGGCCGAAATTCAATTGTTGAAACCTCAAAAAAGTCTTTCAGGTGATTATTTTATTGTCGAAAAATCGAATATTGCTAACTTTTCAAACAATATAATTTACCAGGAACAAGCCAACAGACTTTGGAAGGTTAGTGATAGATTGATGAAAGTGCTGAGTAAAAGCAATAAAAGGAACGATTCTATCCTGGTCCGGCTAGCCGTCAAAAATATAAATGCGTTACCCAGGGTTATTGCAAGTTTAAAGATAAAATCAACTGATAATGTAAATCAAATTTGTACTGTTTACCTATCATCAAGCGATTTAATGCTGTTGTTGGAGCTTAATGATATCTTATACGCCGATATTTTGCCTGTCGCTAAAGAGGAGGTGGTTATAAATGGGCTCGACCTGGCTTTAAACCAAATTTCTAACGCCCGAAATCTTTTTCCCGGCATTGATGGTTCGGGTATAAATGTTTCTTTTAAAGAAGGAATGTATGATGCTGCCGATCTTGATTTATTAGGCAAAACGGTTACCGGAGCCACTATTGGCAAAATGCCAACCACTCATGCTACCGATATGGCAACTTTAGCTTTAGGAAATGGTAATTCCTTTATCCGCGGTTTAGGCGCGGCACCAAAGGCCAAACTTGCCTATTCTGATTTCACTAACCTGATGCCCGATCTGATTACTGATTTAAATAAACTTCAGGTTAGCGTTCAAAATCATTCTTATGGTACCGATATCGATAATGATTACGGAATAGAGGCTGCGGCATACGATAAACAGATCTTCGAAACCGATACTTTGATCCATATTTTTTCTGCTGGAAATAAAGGAACAACCACACCTTCAGTAGGATTTTATCAAGGTATTACTGCCCGTGCCAATTTAACAGGTAATTTTAAGCAGGCGAAAAATCTATTGGTGATAGGAGGGATCAACAGAGAAAATATTTCTGAAAATTTGAGCAGTAAAGGTCCTGCGTACGATGGGCGTGTAAAGCCAGAACTTGTTGCATTGGGCGAAGACGGAACATCAGGCGCTGCAGCGATTACTAGTGGATCGATTGCTTTGTTGGAACAATTTTATCGGCAGAAATATAAAAAAGGAGCATCCGCATCACTGGTCAGGGCAACAGTGATTAATTCTGCCGATGATTTAGGCACACCGCAGGTTGACTTTGTGTACGGTTATGGAAAACTGAATGTAGCCCAATCGTTAAAAACTTTAGATGAAAATAGGGTGTCATTATATGAAGTGGCCAAAAATCAGGACTTGCCTGTTTCTTTGGCTATTCCGGCTAATGTAGCTGAATTGAAACTGACTATTGCATGGAATGATCCTCCTGCTGTTGTAAATGCAGCACAAAGTTTAGTTAATGGATTAGATTTAAGTCTCGAAACTCCCACAGGGAGCCAAATCCTGCCTTGGGTATTAAGCAGTTTTCCTCATTTAGATTCCCTTTCAAAACCAGCAGTGCGTAAGGCAGACCTTATCAATAATGTTCAGCAGATTACCCTTGATAATCCACCTACAGGTGCTTATACTATTCATGTCAAAGGTAATAGGATTAAACAAGGTAATAACCAGCCTTTCGCACTGGCTTATCGTTACATATTCAAAAACACTTTTTCCTTTATCTGTCCCGGAAAAAACGAATACTTTTTTGCCAATGAAGATAACTATATCCGTTGGGAGAATACCTATACAAGCAAAACGGGAAACTTGCTGGTGAGTTATGATGGAGGTACTACATGGAAATCAATTGCTTCTGGCGTCGATTTAAGTAAAGGTTTTTACCATTGGAATCCACCAGATCTGTTTGTTAAAGCAATGGTAAAAATGGAAGTGGAAGGAAATGTGATATTGAGCCAGCCGTTTGTTATTTCCAGTCCCAGGATATTAAGCGTTGGCTATTTTTGTAAAGATGGAGTGGCGCTTAACTGGAACCCGCAACCGGGTGCAAAAGACTATACTTTGTACAATATTGTAGATAATATTCTTTCTCCCGTGTTAACCCTTGCTGATACCATAGTTAAGCTTGATACAAACAAGATTAATAGCAAATATTTTGCTGTGGCTGCAAACGGCATAGATTTTACGGGTTTAAAAAGTTATACGATCGATTATACACAGCAGGGAATTGCCTGTTATGTGAGAAATTTATTTGCATCAGTGACCGATGATCAGCGGATAAGAATTGACCTGAGTATAGGCAGTACTTTGGATTTAAAGAACATCATTTGGGAAAAACTGACAGGTCCAAATACTTTTAGTGTTTTACAGCAAACCAAACCCATTTCAAATCAGCTAAATTATACCAGTTTTGATGATAAGCCTAAAGCTGGAATCCAGTTTTATCGTGTTACTTTCGAAACGGCCAACGGTCAGATACAGAGCGATATGGTATCGGTGGTTTTCCTGAAGGAGAATGAATTTTCTTTTTTTCCTAACCCTGTAGCTGATTATTTAACCATTATTAGCGGATCATTTGAAGATTATAGCCTGTCTATTTTTAATATATTAGGACAGAAAGTTTTTGAAGAAAAAGCCACAAGTTCAAATAAATTTGCACTTAATGCTTTATCTACAGGGGTGTATGTAGGAGTAATTAATAAAAATGGGCAGCAGTTAAAGAAATTTAAGTTGATTAAGAAATAA
- a CDS encoding M28 family metallopeptidase, whose amino-acid sequence MRKFLIFSSCALLFLGSCKQGAKSTDVNADSLAIKAINDSSLTRYLSVIAADSLEGRKPFTNGETKTISYLKAQFEKLGLQPGNGDSFFQEVPMVEIKSVPEDKMLLKGKTASLTLSYLTDFVAGTRRVQDEVSMSNSQLVFAGYGIVAPEFGWNDYANLDVKGKTVVVLINDPGFADSTLFKGKNMTYYGRWTYKFEEAARQGATGIIIVHDTEPAAYPWTVVRSGWSKSKLTLQSEDNGMSRAVVEGWITLDKAKQLFALDGKSFDQLALSARKKGFKAVDLNISTSLKVKNTIKKSVTYNVLAKIPGDKRKDEAIIYSAHWDHLGVGEKVQGDSIYNGAVDNATGVAALFEIASAFKKLPKVPGRTILFISYTAEEQGLLGSEYYAKHPVFPLDKTVANINMDMMGIAGKTKDIVVYGFGQSELEDYAAEAAKKQGRVIVPDPVPSSGLYYRSDHFNLAKVGVPSLFTGSGVNNIKNGRTWGLKQVADFTKFRYHSPQDNFDAKAWDLSGIIEDVRMLFDMGYCISNETSYPEWKDGSEFKIIREKK is encoded by the coding sequence ATGAGAAAATTCCTAATATTTTCTAGCTGTGCACTTCTCTTCCTTGGTTCCTGCAAACAAGGCGCAAAAAGCACTGATGTTAATGCTGATTCTTTAGCTATAAAAGCTATTAATGACTCGAGTTTAACCCGATATTTATCTGTTATTGCTGCTGATAGTTTGGAGGGAAGAAAACCCTTTACCAATGGTGAAACCAAAACCATTAGTTATCTAAAAGCTCAGTTCGAAAAACTAGGCCTGCAGCCAGGCAATGGAGATAGTTTCTTTCAGGAGGTACCGATGGTAGAAATTAAATCTGTGCCTGAAGATAAAATGTTATTGAAAGGAAAAACTGCTTCGCTAACATTAAGTTATTTAACCGATTTTGTAGCCGGTACCCGCCGTGTGCAAGATGAAGTGAGCATGAGTAACTCGCAACTTGTTTTTGCAGGCTATGGTATCGTAGCTCCGGAATTTGGCTGGAACGATTATGCGAACCTTGATGTAAAGGGAAAAACGGTAGTGGTGTTGATTAATGATCCTGGTTTTGCAGATTCTACTTTGTTTAAAGGTAAAAATATGACTTACTACGGCAGATGGACTTATAAATTTGAAGAGGCTGCCCGTCAGGGAGCCACAGGGATTATTATAGTTCATGATACCGAACCGGCAGCTTATCCGTGGACAGTAGTCCGAAGTGGTTGGTCGAAATCCAAACTTACCCTGCAAAGTGAAGATAATGGAATGAGCAGGGCTGTGGTAGAAGGCTGGATTACTTTAGATAAGGCAAAACAGCTATTTGCATTGGATGGTAAATCATTCGATCAATTGGCATTAAGTGCCAGGAAAAAAGGTTTTAAGGCTGTTGATTTAAATATTAGTACTTCACTAAAAGTTAAAAATACCATTAAGAAATCGGTTACTTATAATGTTCTGGCTAAAATACCAGGCGATAAACGTAAAGATGAAGCTATTATTTATTCTGCACACTGGGATCATCTTGGGGTAGGAGAGAAAGTACAAGGCGATTCTATTTATAACGGAGCGGTTGATAATGCAACAGGTGTAGCCGCTTTATTTGAAATTGCTTCGGCATTTAAAAAGTTACCTAAAGTACCTGGGCGTACCATTCTGTTTATTTCTTATACAGCTGAAGAGCAAGGTCTTTTAGGGTCTGAGTATTATGCCAAACATCCTGTTTTTCCATTGGATAAAACTGTTGCCAACATCAATATGGATATGATGGGAATAGCGGGTAAAACGAAAGATATTGTCGTGTACGGCTTTGGTCAGTCAGAACTGGAAGATTACGCTGCGGAAGCAGCTAAGAAGCAGGGGCGGGTAATTGTGCCAGATCCTGTTCCATCATCCGGATTGTACTACCGGTCCGATCATTTTAATCTGGCAAAGGTAGGTGTACCTTCATTATTTACCGGTTCGGGTGTAAATAACATCAAAAACGGCAGAACATGGGGATTAAAGCAGGTGGCCGATTTTACCAAATTCCGCTACCATTCGCCACAGGATAATTTCGATGCCAAAGCCTGGGATTTGTCAGGTATTATAGAAGATGTCCGGATGCTTTTTGATATGGGCTACTGCATCAGTAATGAAACTTCTTATCCGGAATGGAAGGACGGATCGGAATTTAAAATCATCAGAGAAAAGAAATAA
- a CDS encoding outer membrane beta-barrel protein, with the protein MKKLLLSLVAVAGLVYGAQAQTEKGNFMLGGNVGVNSTKVDGAPKADFNFSVLPSVGYFISNNFAIGTGVGYEYDKKVSNKTQEGTFKVAPFGRYYVGLSDQFKFFGQLSVPLAFGELKATDANGDNAVKLGTTTKIGVELAPGFAFFPTKKIGIELSVKGLSYDNYTVKAEGTGAKVKTNTFGLNADTFSPRLGVQFYF; encoded by the coding sequence ATGAAAAAACTATTATTATCTTTAGTAGCAGTAGCAGGTTTAGTTTATGGTGCACAAGCACAAACTGAAAAAGGAAATTTTATGTTGGGTGGTAATGTAGGTGTTAATTCTACGAAAGTTGATGGTGCTCCAAAAGCAGATTTTAACTTTAGTGTATTACCAAGTGTTGGTTATTTTATCAGCAATAATTTTGCAATCGGTACGGGTGTTGGTTATGAATACGATAAAAAAGTAAGCAACAAAACTCAAGAAGGGACTTTTAAAGTTGCTCCATTTGGCCGTTACTATGTTGGTTTATCTGATCAATTTAAATTCTTCGGACAATTATCAGTACCATTGGCATTTGGTGAATTAAAAGCAACTGATGCTAATGGCGACAACGCAGTTAAATTAGGTACTACTACTAAAATCGGCGTAGAACTTGCTCCAGGTTTTGCTTTCTTCCCAACTAAGAAAATCGGTATCGAACTTTCAGTTAAAGGTTTAAGCTACGACAATTATACTGTTAAAGCTGAAGGAACTGGCGCTAAAGTTAAAACCAATACTTTCGGCTTAAACGCTGATACTTTCTCACCAAGATTAGGTGTACAGTTCTACTTTTAA
- a CDS encoding MFS transporter, with protein MTENTPTTSIIEKTVFPILFALSFSHLLNDTIQSLIPAIYPVIKTSYHLSFSQIGLITLTFQLAASLLQPFVGLYTDKKPQPYSLATGMGFTLVGLVSLSQSTHFYTILISVCFIGIGSSIFHPEASRMAHAASGGKRGLAQSVFQLGGNAGSSLGPLLAAWIIVPYGQFSLIWFSVIALLAIIILTYVGNWYKGFMLSRSKKVNIQTVVNQFSRGKVIFSVCILLLLIFSKYFYMASLTNYFTFYLIDKFHVSVQTSQIYLFVFLFSVAAGTLLGGPIGDKIGRKYVIWASILGTAPFALLLPHASLFWVGVLIVPIGMILASAFSAILVYAQELIPGKVGLVAGLFFGFAFGMGGIGSALLGKLADSTSIEYVFNVCAFLPLIGLLTGFLPNIETKKK; from the coding sequence ATGACTGAAAATACACCTACTACCTCCATTATTGAAAAAACTGTTTTTCCGATCCTTTTTGCTTTAAGTTTTTCGCATTTATTAAATGATACGATACAATCTTTAATTCCAGCTATTTACCCTGTCATCAAAACCAGTTATCATTTAAGTTTTTCGCAGATTGGTTTAATTACTTTAACTTTTCAATTGGCTGCATCGCTTTTACAACCATTTGTAGGTTTATATACGGATAAAAAGCCTCAACCTTATTCGCTTGCAACAGGGATGGGATTTACCCTCGTCGGTTTAGTTTCGCTTTCCCAATCAACTCATTTTTATACCATATTAATTTCAGTTTGTTTTATTGGGATAGGTTCTTCTATATTTCATCCGGAAGCCTCAAGGATGGCGCATGCCGCATCTGGAGGAAAGAGGGGATTAGCACAATCTGTTTTTCAGTTGGGAGGTAATGCAGGTAGTTCTTTAGGTCCACTATTGGCGGCCTGGATTATTGTACCATACGGGCAATTCAGCTTGATCTGGTTTTCGGTAATTGCACTTTTGGCTATTATTATTTTAACCTATGTTGGTAATTGGTACAAAGGATTTATGCTTTCGAGAAGTAAAAAGGTCAATATTCAAACTGTTGTTAATCAATTTTCGAGAGGAAAGGTGATCTTTTCGGTTTGCATTTTACTCTTGTTAATTTTCTCGAAATATTTCTATATGGCGAGTTTAACCAATTATTTTACCTTTTACCTCATCGATAAATTTCATGTCTCAGTACAAACTTCACAGATTTATTTATTTGTATTCTTATTCTCGGTAGCTGCCGGAACGTTGCTTGGCGGACCCATAGGCGATAAAATTGGGCGAAAATATGTGATATGGGCGTCGATATTGGGTACGGCACCTTTTGCATTGTTGCTGCCGCACGCCAGTCTGTTCTGGGTTGGTGTGCTCATTGTTCCCATCGGGATGATTTTAGCATCGGCATTTTCGGCCATTTTGGTTTATGCGCAAGAGCTCATCCCGGGCAAGGTAGGTTTAGTTGCCGGACTGTTTTTTGGCTTCGCCTTTGGTATGGGCGGCATCGGATCGGCCTTGTTGGGTAAATTAGCAGATTCTACCAGTATTGAATATGTATTTAATGTTTGTGCATTTCTGCCTTTGATTGGGTTGTTGACAGGGTTTTTGCCAAATATTGAGACGAAGAAGAAATAA